From the Leptolyngbya sp. CCY15150 genome, the window GCGTACCCGGTGCTCCAATTCTTCATTGGTGCGGTGCAGTAAGGCTTCTGCCCATTTACGCTGGGTAATATCTCGAAACACAACGACTGCCCCAACGAGCTGACCCTGCTCATCTCGTATCGGCGTGCTAATGTATTCCACTGGAAAACAGGTGCCATCTTTACGCCAGAACACTTCATCCGATACACGATGAACAATGCCATCTTGAAATGCTGCGTAGATGGGGCAGTCTTCTCGTCGATAAGACCTGTGATCGGGATGGGAATGGTGTAACACTTGGTGCATGGATTGACCCAGCAACTCTTGAGGATGCCAACCGATCATCTGGGCAGCAGCTGGATTCACAAAGGTTGCATGGCCTTGCAAGTCAACCCCATAAACACCCTCACCAATGGCATTTAAGATCAGCTCTTGCTGCCGGCGCAGGTGGTTAACTGTCGGTTCGGCTAGGGCAATTTGCTCCGATCGCGTCAGGCGCGTGTAGGCAATAAAGAGACGATGGCGATCGCACACACCAGCACCATCCGGCATCAGCACGACCACTGGCTCCTCTGACGCCTCTGTAGATTCCTGCGCCAAGAGGCAGTCGATCGCATCCTGCAATCCAGCCTGTTCATCAATCGCCACATAGTCACAAACGTGATGCCAACGCTCTGTAGAGTCCATGAGGCGTTGGGAGCTTGGTTGATGATCAGCAGGTCGAAGCGATCGCCATTGCGTCCACCGCCGTCGAGACACCATGGCAACTGGCATGGCTGCCGGAGAGGCGACTGGATCAATGAGCAGCACACCCAAGGCTTGGGGATAGTTTTGGAAGAAAACGTCCAGCGTCTGATCCGTACTGTCTTGGGGCAGCCTATGACGCTGGATGTCCAGCGTTGAGAGAAGCGTGCCCACCATCGGGGTGGATAGTACGGTTGCATCGCTAAGCGATCGCGCTGAAGGCATGGGCAAGGGATCGGATAAATCCAGCGGCAAACGAAAATAGGAGGGCATAGAACCGCCAACGAGTGCTAGATGAGACAAGGCTATGAGTTTTAAGCGTCACTGGCACTGAAGCTGATCGATCCCCAAGGCAGCATGGTTATAACGCCAAGGTTCTGACCATATGGTAGCCTCTTACACCACAAACATACCCCCAAAAATCCTATCAAGGAATAGGCAAGACCGCCATCTTGTTCAGGCATATATGGGCCCGCGGGGGAATTTAGGCAGTCTAAACTAGCTAGCCCATTGCTCAGCAGGTATCTAGTCCGTAGACATTCAAGTGGTGGACATCTAATCAGGAGACATTTACAGCGTTGCTGAAGGAAGCTATGACATCGGAATGGGAGCAAGACGCTCGCGGTTCGTTCCCGCAAGTCCTATCGCGATTCAGCAACTCTGACGTTGACTAAGCAGTAGACATGAATCCGCAACGATGCAACAGCGATCGCCATGAAAAAAATCCTAGTTATTGAAGATGAAGTGCAAACCCGCGATATTTTTTCGCGTTGTCTACACTTTGAAGGATTTTTTGTCTTAACGGCCGCAAGCGGTAGCGCTGGAGTTGACCTAGCCCAGCAGCATCTCCCTGACCTGATTGTCTGCGA encodes:
- a CDS encoding ATP-binding protein; the protein is MPSYFRLPLDLSDPLPMPSARSLSDATVLSTPMVGTLLSTLDIQRHRLPQDSTDQTLDVFFQNYPQALGVLLIDPVASPAAMPVAMVSRRRWTQWRSLRPADHQPSSQRLMDSTERWHHVCDYVAIDEQAGLQDAIDCLLAQESTEASEEPVVVLMPDGAGVCDRHRLFIAYTRLTRSEQIALAEPTVNHLRRQQELILNAIGEGVYGVDLQGHATFVNPAAAQMIGWHPQELLGQSMHQVLHHSHPDHRSYRREDCPIYAAFQDGIVHRVSDEVFWRKDGTCFPVEYISTPIRDEQGQLVGAVVVFRDITQRKWAEALLHRTNEELEHRVRDRTTELQQANEQLKELSELRSRVVTMVCHEFRNPLNNILLSVSSLGRYDHQLTVDQKSSYLLGIQDNVERMTQMIDAILIIGRVEAKGMEVQPRQFDLIVFCQDVVSELLLASGGDRSPVIHENRVQLTSRHKRLIVTLDQCMVHSILTNILSNALRYTPESAPIQFKIVKYNDQVTFHIADSGIGIPAEDIPYVFEPFHRGRNVSNIAGTGLGLNIVKRFVDLQGGHIDVSSQLGKGTVFQVVLPLHYDQSTI